The Drosophila biarmipes strain raj3 chromosome 2L, RU_DBia_V1.1, whole genome shotgun sequence genome has a window encoding:
- the LOC108034225 gene encoding protein Wnt-6, whose protein sequence is MRLLMVVAILIFAMPMTGFGWAEGTNILLDPNLMCKKTRRLRGKLAEICRHDSALLKEIIINGINLGFRECEFQFRNRRWNCTVLRKSMRKILMRDSRETGFVNAITAAGVTYAVTKACTMGTLVECSCDKAHMRRNGGQPQMVTAATAEATLERQQQAAMLRQQMPLQAEHPGQQQRMNRINNGSTMTDVSPLENRNGRNRRPGGRRGRRKFWDNIKFPEGQWEWGGCSDNVNFGLRHSRVFLDAKQRQRRSDLGTLVKLHNNNAGRLAIRDAMRLECKCHGLSGSCTVKTCWLKMPPFREVAGRLRDRYDSARKVTLRNDGNSFMPESPHTRPANKYQLVFADESPDFCTPNAKSGALGTQGRECNVTSSGSDRCDRLCCNRGHTRRIVEEQTNCKCVFKWCCEVTCEKCLEHRAVNTCL, encoded by the exons ATGCGTTTGCTCATGGTAGTTGCAATTTTAATATTCGCAATGCCAATGACTGGATTCGGCTG GGCTGAGGGCACCAACATCCTTCTCGATCCAAATCTAATGTGCAAAAAGACACGTCGTCTGCGCGGCAAGTTGGCCGAAATCTGCCGGCACGATTCGGCCCTGCTCAAAGAGATCATCATCAATGGCATCAACCTGGGCTTCCGCGAATGCGAATTTCAATTCCGCAACCGCCGGTGGAACTGCACTGTTCTGCGCAAGAGCATGAGGAAAATCTTAATGCGCG ATTCCCGCGAAACGGGCTTCGTGAACGCGATCACTGCCGCCGGAGTGACCTACGCGGTGACGAAGGCCTGCACGATGGGCACATTGGTGGAGTGCTCCTGCGACAAGGCGCACATGCGCAGGAACGGCGGCCAGCCGCAGATGGTGACGGCGGCTACCGCGGAGGCGACTCtggagcggcagcagcaggcggcgaTGCTGCGGCAACAAATGCCGCTGCAGGCTGAGCATCCTGGTCAGCAGCAGCGCATGAATCGCATCAACAACGGCAGCACCATGACGGACGTGTCTCCGCTGGAGAACAGGAACGGACGGAACCGAAGGCCAGGCGGAAGAAGGGGGCGTCGCAAGTTCTGGGACAACATCAAGTTCCCCGAAGGTCAGTGGGAGTGGGGCGGCTGCAGCGACAACGTGAACTTTGGCCTGCGGCACTCGCGCGTTTTCCTCGACGCCAAGCAAAGGCAGAGGCGCAGCGACCTCGGCACGCTGGTCAAGCTGCACAATAACAACGCAGGTCGATTG GCCATCCGCGACGCCATGCGGCTGGAGTGCAAGTGCCACGGGCTGTCCGGCTCCTGCACGGTGAAGACCTGCTGGCTGAAGATGCCTCCGTTCCGGGAGGTGGCGGGGCGACTGCGGGACCGGTACGACAGTGCCAGGAAGGTGACGTTGCGCAACGACGGCAACAGCTTCATGCCGGAGAGTCCGCACACGAGGCCGGCGAACAAGTACCAGCTGGTGTTCGCCGACGAGTCCCCCGACTTCTGCACGCCCAACGCCAAGTCGGGGGCCCTGGGCACTCAGGGCAGGGAGTGCAATGTGACCAGTTCGGGGTCCGATCGGTGCGATCGGCTGTGCTGCAATCGAGGACACACCCGGAGAATCGTGGAGGAGCAAACCAACTGCAAGTGTGTCTTCAAGTGGTGCTGCGAGGTGACCTGCGAAAAGTGCCTGGAGCACCGGGCGGTCAACACCTGTCTTTGA